A single region of the Podospora pseudopauciseta strain CBS 411.78 chromosome 1, whole genome shotgun sequence genome encodes:
- the PaPLP1 gene encoding Patatin-like phospholipase-1 (COG:I; EggNog:ENOG503NXNH), translated as MSTDDEAINLLSFDGGGVRGVTSLLIIHEIMIKIKERHGLAEIPKPCDVFHMIAGTSTGGLIAIMLGRLRMSTEEALRQYDVCAENIFSSKKWANITEKFRSTPMINIIQKLVAEKDMGEMMRDPAKPAKGKAVVCAMPRKRANPKNVRRIRSFSPEKDNWDKYVKIWEAARATTAATFYFKPQPLTVSTPQGGSKIEDYIDAAFGVNNPTNELIKEAVAEFGPSRRLGCLISIGTGTKQERVISRAASGLRNVCDMWGSIFDVGMAMKDMVTNAELVHFDLEMRLRRTPDAYFRFNVPLAADEVSLAQYGKIGKLKSMTAKYLCEPEVVGNIERAADILETENAEHHLNLGALSEPSETRPDENLKANLMGEASRYFTGRNHIMGILNTFFSDREDETVPRREFCLHGLGGVGKTQIALKAANIFRHGDPELGIPRKRRFPHILYVDGTDKTTISQSYASIARDEFGIEASGNSDQLMRQALQKMERLDEDWFLIYDNCNQEDRRELLPKGDTGNVLFTTRNRVVRNQMRDECVYDVEVLEELDAIRLLLTASGSKYADLNAWDQSIGKEIVEELGYLPLAIDQAAAYIREAPCPLDGYLEVFRKQRVELLRNPKFKGSLAQNQAVYTTFEASYKAIAQLELHNKNTLGRNAGLALRALDLVCFWHNENIPVKVAWWGGVSWKNRLDMGKDMPALEEHLAQLTGDETMTWRKFFFQLSESRDGEFPSALDILERYSILTVKERELASMHVLVHSWARDRMKAEHRARQALVSKVLLLDSIGDTLTATYARSYLHSIYPHVRACLEHSTWGSRSLYLPYELVLRGKYAHILTFQKRFGEAEAEYLDIIHLSKLSIGPTTWAVQRPLCSLGKLYHEMGRLREAELTYLECIDRCILEKEANRMEIEGRVKAQLAQLRAVPRRKKQNKNDESDEDRPPSPQLSEEGIAQAARWFVPDWNSTDSWQLQISNIEENLARVYYDQANAEDDLIYSADLLASALHRRKKILHPENMELWRTEDEYRSRTQHRDVKYWLFRFEAAMKTFKSEEDQVAFITGEYHGRLVQNMANSMVAMRQCVKYHKGEDYWAEDLKWMWEQAHKYYGTILWNGFIKWFGESDYRCLEVMRRMVKCLIGLKRYEEAEALARRCLASSIVGYGECHQQTILSLEKLHEAIACRLGGYDLESVYVIKEAFHRADAVFGVDHRLTKRTGRKTTRAMENYQENLSDWAPMSQNILTDAHWEYGAMEDQETREVLLGERAKHHLVSYTIPDPNFDARLRKMAEANAKAVLEETMMEVESEAAPTTTTTTTHTHSRHVDITPAPTSEPPSQSTSKSLGHHHNHESFGDSQASTLFSQAREEQYTSDSSSGDRKRSDVNDIKGKSVAE; from the exons ATGTCAACAGACGATGAAGCAATCAATCTGCTGTCTTTTG ATGGCGGAGGTGTCCGAGGTGTCACATCACTGCTTATTATCCACGAAATCATGATCAAAATCAAGGAAAGACACGGATTAGCTGAAATACCCAAGCCTTGCGATGTCTTCCACATGATAGCCGGGACCAGCACGGGAGG CCTCATTGCCATCATGCTCGGCCGGCTTCGAATGTCCACCGAGGAAGCCTTACGCCAGTACGACGTCTGTGCCGAGAATATCTTCTCGTCCAAGAAGTGGGCGAACATCACAGAAAAGTTTCGTAGCACCCCGATGATAAATATTATCCAGAAACTCGTGGCGGAGAAGGACATGGGGGAAATGATGCGCGATCCTGCAAAGCCAGCAAAGGGTAAGGCGGTGGTTTGTGCTATGCCGCGGAAGAGGGCGAATCCGAAGAATGTTCGGCGGATTCGTTCCTTTTCACCAGAAAAGGATAACTG GGACAAATATGTGAAGATATGGGAGGCTGCCAGGGCCACAACGGCTGCTACCTTTTACTTCAAACCACAACCACTCACAGTCTCGACACCTCAGGGTGGCTCGAAAATCGAAGACTACATTGACGCTGCTTTTGGTGTTAATAACCCTACCAACGAGCTCATCAAGGAAGCGGTTGCCGAATTTGGGCCCAGTCGACGGCTTGGTTGCTTGATCAGCATTGGGACTGGGACTAAACAGGAGCGTGTAATTTCCAGAGCTGCAAGTGGGTTGAGGAACGTCTGTGATATGTGGGGGAGTATATTTGATGTCGGGATGGCCATGAAGGACATGGTTACCAATGCCGAACTCGTGCATTTCGACCTGGAAATGCGACTGAGACGAACACCGGATGCCTACTTTCGCTTCAACGTTCCTCTTGCGGCAGACGAAGTCAGTCTGGCCCAGTATGGCAAGATAGGAAAGCTCAAATCGATGACCGCTAAATACCTCTGCGAACCGGAGGTTGTTGGCAACATTGAGAGGGCGGCTGATATTTTGGAAACCGAGAATGCTGAACACCACCTGAACCTCGGAGCCCTAT CTGAACCAAGCGAAACAAGGCCTGACGAAAACCTAAAAGCAAACCTGATGGGTGAGGCAAGCCGGTACTTCACGGGAAGAAACCACATCATGGGGATACTGAATACATTCTTCTCCGATCGAGAAGACGAGACTGTTCCTCGAAGAGAGTTCTGCCTCCACGGCCTTGGCGGTGTTGGGAAAACACAGATTGCGTTGAAGGCAGCCAACATATTCCGTCATGGGGATCCCGAGCTGGGCATACCGAGGAAGCGAAGGTTCCCGCATATTCTATATGTGGACGGCACCGACAAGACAACCATCAGCCAAAGTTATGCAAGCATTGCAAGAGATGAATTTGGCATCGAGGCCAGTGGCAACTCTGACCAGTTGATGAGACAAGCTCTTCAGAAAATGGAACGGCTTGACGAGGATTGGTTTCTGATTTACGACAACTGCAACCAGGAAGACCGCCGAGAGTTGCTACCGAAGGGGGACACAGGCAATGTTCTATTCACCACGAGAAACCGGGTGGTGCGAAACCAGATGCGAGATGAATGCGTCTATGATGTCGAGGTGTTAGAGGAACTAGACGCTATCCGGCTTCTCCTGACAGCCTCGGGATCAAAATACGCTGATCTGAACGCATGGGACCAGTCAATAGGCAAGGAAATCGTCGAGGAACTTGGCTATCTGCCCCTCGCCATCGACCAGGCAGCTGCGTACATCAGAGAAGCTCCATGTCCCCTTGATGGCTACTTGGAAGTATTCCGCAAGCAAAGGGTCGAACTACTCCGAAACCCAAAGTTCAAAGGCTCGCTCGCACAGAACCAGGCCGTTTACACCACATTCGAAGCATCTTACAAAGCCATCGCCCAGCTTGAACTGCACAACAAGAACACGCTTGGTAGAAACGCCGGTCTTGCTCTCCGAGCTCTCGATCTGGTATGTTTCTGGCACAACGAGAACATTCCAGTCAAAGTTGCTTGGTGGGGAGGCGTATCCTGGAAGAATCGACTCGACATGGGCAAGGACATGCCCGCGCTGGAAGAGCACTTGGCACAACTCACCGGGGACGAAACGATGACCTGGCGGAAGTTCTTCTTCCAGTTGAGCGAATCTCGGGATGGAGAATTCCCAAGCGccctcgacatcctcgaACGGTACTCAATACTTACAGTGAAGGAACGGGAACTCGCCTCAATGCACGTCTTGGTTCACTCCTGGGCACGGGACCGGATGAAGGCTGAACACAGAGCACGACAAGCCCTTGTGTCAAAAGTCCTACTGTTGGACTCGATTGGCGACACACTCACCGCCACCTACGCACGTTCCTATCTCCATTCGATTTACCCCCATGTTCGGGCGTGTCTTGAACACTCCACATGGGGATCTAGATCCCTTTATCTACCGTATGAGCTCGTCTTGAGAGGCAAATACGCACACATCCTCACCTTTCAGAAGCGTTTTGGTGAGGCCGAAGCCGAATATCTCGATATCATTCACTTGAGCAAATTGTCTATCGGGCCTACCACTTGGGCGGTTCAGCGGCCCCTCTGCTCTCTAGGGAAGCTCTACCATGAAATGGGTCGTTTGCGCGAAGCTGAGTTGACGTATCTCGAATGCATTGATCGCTGCATCTTGGAGAAGGAAGCAAATCGGATGGAGATAGAGGGGCGTGTAAAGGCACAACTTGCGCAACTGCGTGCCGTTCCCAGGCGAAAAAAGCAGAATAAGAATGACGAATCGGACGAGGACAGACCGCCATCACCGCAGCTGAGCGAAGAGGGGATTGCCCAAGCAGCTCGCTGGTTCGTACCCGACTGGAATAGCACAGATAGCTGGCAGCTTCAGATTTCCAACATCGAAGAGAACCTTGCCAGGGTTTACTACGACCAGGCAAACGCTGAAGATGATCTCATCTATTCCGCAGATCTTTTGGCCAGCGCGCTGCACCGACGAAAGAAGATACTCCACCCTGAAAATATGGAACTCTGGAGGACCGAAGATGAGTATCGAAGCAGAACCCAGCATCGGGATGTGAAGTACTGGCTGTTTCGGTTCGAAGCGGCAATGAAGACGTTCAAGTCTGAAGAGGACCAAGTCGCTTTCATTACAGGAGAATACCACGGCCGCCTTGTCCAGAATATGGCTAACAGCATGGTTGCCATGCGGCAATGTGTCAAGTATCACAAAGGCGAGGATTACTGGGCAGAAGACTTGAAGTGGATGTGGGAACAAGCCCACAAATACTACGGGACGATACTCTGGAATGGATTTATCAAGTGGTTCGGAGAGTCCGACTACAGGTGTCTCGAGGTGATGCGGCGGATGGTCAAGTGCCTCATTGGCTTGAAAAGATATGAAGAAGCTGAAGCACTCGCGAGAAGGTGCCTGGCGTCGAGCATTGTGGGCTATGGAGAATGTCACCAGCAAACGATCCTATCCCTGGAAAAATTGCACGAGGCTATTGCTTGTCGACTGGGGGGTTATGATCTCGAGTCGGTTTATGTTATCAAGGAGGCTTTTCACAGGGCAGACGCCGTTTTCGGAGTAGACCACCGGCTCACGAAACGCACAGGCAGGAAAACCACCCGCGCCATGGAGAACTACCAAGAGAATCTCTCCGACTGGGCGCCAATGAGCCAAAACATCTTGACTGATGCTCACTGGGAGTATGGGGCAATGGAAGACCAGGAGACGAGAGAGGTGCTACTCGGTGAACGCGCAAAGCATCACCTCGTATCGTACACGATACCTGACCCAAATTTCGACGCACGCCTTCGTAAGATGGCAGAAGCAAACGCAAAAGCGGTCTTGGAAGAGACGATGATGGAGGTTGAGTCAGAGGCggctccaacaacaacaacaacaacaacacataCTCACTCAAGACATGTTGACATAACACCAGCACCCACAAGCGAACCACCATCGCAAAGCACTTCAAAATCACTtggtcaccaccacaaccacgaGTCGTTTGGCGACTCACAAGCGTCTACACTTTTCTCCCAAGCTCGAGAAGAGCAATACACATctgacagcagcagcggggATAGGAAAAGAAGTGATGTAAACGATATCAAGGGAAAGTCAGTGGCAGAATAG
- the ACU17 gene encoding Bifunctional NAD(P)H-hydrate repair enzyme (BUSCO:EOG092652TN; COG:S; EggNog:ENOG503P3VX): MRPTVRALMAAAMQSANSLKPTPMALLPPIYLYRRLLRAHRKHLPAEMRLLGDEYVKAEFRAHRSVENPVHLIGFLTEWQLYAQKVEGDAWRGEKLDEGKIQKMSDEQIGQLYELMQAIQKKGTEGNES, from the exons ATGAGACCAACAGTCAGAGCGCTCATGGCAGCGGCCATGCAATCGGCAAACAGCCTCAAGCCGACACCGATGGCTCTGCTGCCCCCGATTTATTTGTACCGGCGGTTGCTGAGGGCGCACAGGAAGCACCTGCCGGCGgagatgaggttgttgggggatGAGTATGTCAAGGCGGAGTTTAGGGCGCACAGGAGCGTGGAGAATCCGGTTCATTTG ATCGGCTTTCTCACGGAGTGGCAGCTGTACGCGCAGaaggttgagggggatgcttggaggggggagaagttgGATGAGGGGAAGATTCAGAAGATGAGTG ATGAGCAAATCGGGCAGTTGTATGAGCTTATGCAGGCGATACAAAAGAAGGGGACGGAGGGGAATGAGTCGTAG
- the prh1 gene encoding Salivary acidic proline-rich phosphoprotein 1/2 (COG:A; EggNog:ENOG503NWVV), whose translation MAKKRKNDGDGIRVGGKILDLSGYLTKRPKLEASQSSTDALTLAKEGVSTINEGLSDSKEGISTTSKDPKAGGRLKPVGNPKYFDARQALPLWSRQDDIRQRLRQNDVLVLVGETGSGKSTQVPQFLIQEDWCQRKKAKIKGDGGVQEMAVGGMIAVTQPRRVAATTLAHRVAKEANIPGKKKDTERHGPLSDGIVGYSVRFDHRVPKGTRIKYVTEGMLLQELLRDPHLRQYSAIIVDEIHERSVDVDLLSGFLKQILSGDKAGRGGIPLKVVIMSATANVGSIKKFFSDVDPEGSEESASPATRLKTSVDFLQIEGRQFPVEITHTPKPVPDIQEALLSTLFKIHKQESLFDKHGRKDILAFLTGQEEIEAAQRLIEEHAETLPAGVPKVVVLPLFGQLSMEAQHKAFQPTKDKNTRKIVLATNIAETSVTVPGVRFVVDCGKAKVKQYRPRLGMESLLAKPISKSSAIQRTGRAGREGPGKCFRLYTEETYESLEKTDLPEILRTDVLNAVLTMKARGIDDVLAFPLMDPPEFESVEKALLHLHILGALADDGSITDIGRKMVMFPVPPPYARVLIAAATPKYDCLLEVIDIISCITAGDDIFLQIQSEETKEEAEEFRKELRRREGDLITYLTTIQKYSAENADRARWCKDRKINTRNMKQAMNIRKQLRQLCVRQKMMEHPPADPQPFYPITPERSAVILKCFLRGFALKTAILAPDNSYVTAHGKHVVAVHPASVLHGQKKEAVMFLEHVYTQKNYAKKVSAIEAQWIVEAVDRSG comes from the coding sequence ATGGccaagaaaaggaaaaacgaCGGCGACGGTATTCGCGTGGGGGGAAAAATCCTCGACTTGAGTGGTTATTTAACGAAAAGGCCCAAGCTTGAGGCCTCGCAATCTTCAACTGACGCCCTCACACTAGCAAAAGAGGGCGTGTCGACAATAAATGAGGGCCTCTCAGACTCAAAGGAAGGAATATCGACAACAAGCAAAGACCCCAAGGCAGGCGGGCGTTTGAAACCAGTCGGCAACCCAAAATATTTCGACGCTCGTCAAGCACTCCCGCTTTGGTCACGGCAAGATGATATTCGACAAAGGCTGCGTCAAAACGATGTCTTGGTTCTTGTCGGCGAGACGGGTTCCGGAAAGAGTACCCAGGTGCCTCAATTTCTGATCCAAGAGGACTGGTGTCAAAGGAAGAAGGCCAAAATCAAGGGAGATGGGGGCGTGCAGGAAATGGCTGTGGGAGGTATGATCGCAGTCACGCAACCACGTCGAGTCGCTGCAACCACCTTGGCGCACCGCgtggccaaggaggccaacATCCccgggaagaagaaggacacGGAGAGACACGGCCCACTTTCGGACGGCATTGTAGGCTATTCAGTTCGTTTCGACCACCGCGTTCCAAAAGGCACCAGGATCAAATATGTCACAGAAGGCATGCTGCTTCAAGAGCTTCTTCGCGACCCGCACCTCCGACAGTACAGCGCAATCATCGTGGATGAAATCCACGAGCGTAGCGTCGATGTTGATCTGCTATCTGGTTTTCTGAAGCAGATCCTCTCTGGCGACAAGGCTGGTCGCGGCGGCATCCCGCTCAAAGTCGTCATCATGAGTGCTACGGCGAATGTCGGCAGCATCAAGAAGTTCTTTTCCGACGTCGATCCGGAAGGGTCTGAAGAATCTGCCTCTCCTGCGACAAGACTCAAAACTTCCGTGGATTTCCTCCAGATCGAAGGCCGTCAGTTTCCGGTTGAGATCACACATACGCCAAAACCAGTCCCAGATATCCAGGAAGCCCTCCTGAGCACACTATTCAAGATTCACAAGCAGGAGTCCCTCTTCGACAAACATGGAAGGAAAGACATCCTAGCCTTCCTCACTGGTCAAGAGGAGATTGAAGCTGCCCAGCGCTTGATCGAAGAACATGCGGAAACATTGCCAGCTGGCGTCCCCAAGGTTGTGGTCTTGCCTCTTTTCGGCCAGCTTTCCATGGAGGCGCAGCACAAAGCTTTCCAACCTACCAAGGACAAGAACACCAGGAAGATCGTGTTGGCTACCAACATCGCCGAAACCTCAGTCACAGTTCCCGGTGTGCGATTTGTGGTAGACTGTGGTAAGGCGAAGGTGAAGCAATACAGACCTCGATTGGGCATGGAATCACTCTTGGCCAAGCCGATCTCCAAATCTTCAGCCATTCAGAGGACTGGTCGTGCTGGCAGAGAAGGTCCTGGAAAGTGTTTCAGACTCTACACAGAGGAGACTTACGAATCGCTTGAGAAGACAGACCTCCCCGAAATTCTCCGGACGGATGTGCTCAACGCTGTGCTGACGATGAAGGCGAGAGGAATTGACGATGTACTGGCTTTTCCCCTCATGGACCCCCCAGAATTTGAGTCGGTGGAAAAAGCTTTGCTCCATCTTCATATTCTCGGCGCGCTGGCAGATGATGGGTCTATCACGGATATCGGGCGCAAGATGGTCATGTTCCCCGTCCCACCGCCATATGCTCGTGTTCTGAtcgcagcagcaaccccaaAATACGACTGCCTGCTAGAGGTCATCGACATCATCTCGTGCATCACGGCAGGTGACGACATTTTCCTTCAGATCCAGTCAGAGGAGACCAAGGAAGAAGCCGAGGAGTTCAGGAAAGAGTTGCGGAGGAGAGAAGGTGATCTCATCACGTACCTGACCACGATCCAGAAATACAGCGCCGAGAACGCCGATAGAGCACGCTGGTGCAAGGACAGGAAGATCAACACCAGGAATATGAAGCAAGCGATGAATATTCGGAAACAGCTGAGGCAGCTTTGTGTTAGGCAAAAGATGATGGAACATCCGCCTGCGGATCCGCAGCCTTTCTACCCTATCACGCCAGAGAGATCCGCTGTGATATTGAAGTGTTTCCTGAGGGGTTTTGCGCTCAAGACGGCGATTCTGGCGCCGGATAACAGTTATGTGACGGCGCATGGGAAGCATGTGGTGGCTGTTCACCCGGCTAGTGTGCTCCACgggcagaagaaggaggcggttATGTTTTTGGAGCATGTGTATACGCAAAAGAATTATGCGAAGAAGGTGAGCGCCATAGAGGCGCAGTGGATtgtggaggcggtggataGGTCGGGGTGA
- a CDS encoding T-SNARE protein SEC-9 (EggNog:ENOG503NXKV; COG:U) — translation MDPSLIKELQLEPLSPRGSDFSYSSEPLGSDSSNSSKPPSDSDRSGRNPQPEAKMAVDQSQRRRPPPLDLHQSSEIQDPEKLKGPQFSGLTDSQEEWKSGCFKGDQETDDEHKVKMESAVDKHPIMGKFSSLFRSKSDKDKPNETPVNPYAQQPPSSDAYSSAPAYGGNRGVPSGLPSGPRPGGYGSGLPSGPRPGSSAPPPYSAQNDAAFADSKKRYDSAASSPSIGYGNDRPGAPSGYGGNRYDNVAGYGQNNNVQAPPPRQEGYGGLSKPNPLFDGRQQRDPYSAVAPPPRPEIPDNYENMTAEEKDDYEAETKKGEIIHTIRETAQSSARARLMAAEGVERMVGMHQMYDRDEAILNKVEQQLDESKHQARLAHAHLDNLDAANSSLFNLAANSKGKLAERSARKAQSEREREIDRDALREEQALRKRELEAATAQVGRPTLGFKKADRSKYTFEDTGGEQEELNNQIDDDLTAIEQSVSTINMLAKGFSVRTDAQTNQVTRLTEKSEAARDKVRVQNNRMKAEYSP, via the exons ATGGATCCTTCGCTGATCAAAGAACTCCAGCTGGAGCCCCTCTCGCCACGAGGCAGCGATTTCAGTTATTCCAGCGAACCACTGGGCAGTGATTCCAGTAATTCCAGCAAACCCCCCAGCGACAGCGATAGGAGCGGACGAAACCCCCAGCCCGAAGCCAAGATGGCAGTGGACCAGTCGCAACGTCGGCGCCCCCCACCACTGGACTTGCATCAATCCAGCGAGATACAGGACCCTGAGAAACTCAAAGGGCCGCAATTTTCAGGGTTGACAGATTCGCAGGAAGAGTGGAAGTCAGGCTGTTTCAAAGGAGACCAAGAAACAGACGATGAACACAAAGTCAAGATGGAGTCTGCGGTTGACAAg CATCCCATCATGGGCAAGTTCAGCTCTCTATTCCGCAGCAAGTCGGATAAAGACAAGCCCAACGAGACACCTGTGAACCCTTATGCGCAACAACCGCCGTCCAGCGACGCATACTCGTCCGCTCCTGCATACGGCGGAAATCGCGGAGTCCCTTCAGGACTGCCGTCCGGTCCTCGTCCCGGTGGCTACGGCAGCGGCTTACCATCTGGTCCTCGTCCTGGAAGCTCCGCCCCACCGCCTTACTCCGCTCAGAATGATGCCGCCTTTGCAGACAGCAAGAAGAGATATGATTCGGCTGCATCCAGCCCTTCGATAGGATATGGGAATGATCGGCCTGGCGCCCCCAGCGGATATGGCGGCAACAGATACGATAATGTTGCCGGCTATGGCCAGAACAACAACGTTCAGGCTCCCCCCCCGAGGCAAGAAGGATACGGTGGTTTGAGTAAACCAAACCCCCTGTTCGATGGGCGTCAACAGAGAGATCCCTATTCGGCAGTggcaccacctcctcgtccagAGATTCCCGACAATTATGAGAACATGACGGCAGAAGAGAAGGATGATTACGAGGCAGAAACCAAGAAGGGAGAAATCATCCACACCATTCGAGAGACAGCCCAGAGCTCAGCTCGCGCCCGGCTGATGGCTGCTGAAGGAGTGGAGCGTATGGTGGGCATGCACCAGATGTATGACAGAGATGAGGCTATTCTCAACAAGGTTGAGCAGCAACTCGATGAATCAA AGCATCAGGCTCGCTTGGCGCACGCACACCTCGACAATCTGGACGCTGCCAACTCGTCACTTTTCAACTTGGCCGCAAATAGCAAAGGAAAGCTTGCCGAGCGTTCAGCGAGGAAGGCTCAGTCTGAGCgagagagggagattgaTAGAGATGCGCTCCGGGAGGAGCAGGCTTTGCGGAAGCGAGAGCTGGAGGCCGCCACTGCTCAAGTGGGACGGCCAACCCTAGGCTTTAAGAAAGCCGATCGCTCAAAGTACACCTTTGAGGATACGGGCGGAGAGCAAGAGGAACTCAACAATCAGATTGATGATGATCTGACAGCGATTGAACAGAGTGTCTCGACTATAAATATGCTGGCCAAGGGATTCTCTGTGCGGACGGATGCACAGACCAACCAGGTGACCAGGCTAACGGAGAAG TCCGAGGCTGCCAGGGACAAAGTTCGTGTGCAGAACAATCGCATGAAAGCGGAATACTCTCCCTAA